TGCTACAATTTATACTTCTAtctcaaccccccccccccccccccaacaaaaaaaaaattatatcctGGTTCCTGAATACTATGAAAACTTGaaattacaaaaatatatgtAGGATGAACAAAATAGTAAGTTAGTATGGTGGCAATACAGGCACCTTCAAATATAAATATTATTAGTCCAATAGCTAGTTGTAGTTCACCCCCGGAAAAGGAGTAGATGCATGCGATGGAAAAGTGGATCGATCCAGTGAATCAAGTCTGAAGCGCACAATCGGATCAGAGAAGCTACGCTCATACCAGAGACAAAAGCAAACCTAGCCATTGAAGGGTTGGAGGTGTGGACGGTGCAACTGGAAGAATGACAGTAGCTACCGGCATTATTAGCTTTGGGAGCCACAACAATAAAAACCGGTGCTGCCATCATAGAAAGGAGCATGGCAACCCTCTAGCTTATTCCTGAAACAACCACAAATCATACAAATCCTTCCACCCTTTCATACAAAAAAGTTGATTTTTGGAACACTAATGAgatttgttgagaatatatacatcccatatgggagaaatgagacattgcctatgagtttataagggtttgggctactccatccattgccaattggttttgaatgtgaacctcagattactttatcatggtatcagagcgggttacccacgtgtgcatgtctaacggccacacgggctccacgtcacccaaaagttgtccacgtgtatggcttgaaaattcgccacacgtgcgggggcgtgttaagaatatatacatcccacatgggaaaaatgggacattgcctatgagtttatgagGATTTGGgctactccatccattgccaattagttttggatgtgaactccATATTACTTTGTCAAAATCAACGTTGCATATTGTAGAGTAAGAGATGGACCCGAAGCCCCGAACCATTTTCCCTCGTTTGAGTTTATGATTCGGGTCTAGAGAGGTGTCCCACTTCCTCTATCTGTGTCTTGAGATCGACTCAATAGAATCTAACCATGCATTGTCCAGAATCTAACTAACCATATTGACCACCACGGCAGAAGCAAAGAAAAGTTGAATATATTATAACCGTTGCATTCTTTATTTTGGATAATGCAATGTTCCTGCCCGGCCTTCAAATCGTCAATTTTGACCCTGGAATTAATATGAAGCTAAAAACGTAATATACTTCCTAGAGTTGTCACCTGTCAAGAAGCAATGAGCTAGAGATATTCTTCAAAAGCTTACAAATGCATGAAACAAAAACCTCCATGGGAATATTTGATCCTTGCGCCAACCCCATTTTGTATTCGAGCATGAACTAGTGGTTTGCAGAATTAGTATTAGTTTCCAATATTAAACATGAACTAAGAAGAAGGATTGTCAGCAGGAACTGGTATGAAAATAGACACCTTTCCACTTTTAAGCCGTCCTAAATGTATTTTCCAAATATCATGTTGCTTGCTTCCATGGCATCTTGGACTCTTGATTTAGTGAACATGTGGATCCCCACGTCCTAGGATAAACAAACATGAAAGGGAGATTAGATTATCATATCATTATAATTAAGAACTTTTTTATTACTAAAGTGAATGCCCTAAGAGTTTATTACATTCTGCAAGAAAGCGACTGTAATGCTTATTTTCCTTTCGTTACAATTGGCTTCTTTCGGTGTAACTCGAAGAATTCGGCACCCGGCACCGAATACATTGGCCAAAGAAAGGTATCATGTTGAGGGCAGAATTTTGAACTCAAGTTACTTGTCACAATCACAAACGTAGATGCAGTGTTaatcaaaaatccaaaatgcCACCGGTACTACAGTTTGTCTGTGTGTTGGTAAATTGGTGTTTTGAAGAAATtcttaagaaaaaaatttatttcgGGCCCCTTTGCCTATCATCTCGGCTTATACTTGTCGAACAATAGAAACCAACTTAGTGGTACGAATATCGAGTTTTGAATGAGTTGAGTGAAGCATCGTGAGACCATAAGAATTTCCTTGCTATTGCGAAAGGTTTTGTACAATTCCAGAAGCGTTGAGGATTGAAGCCTACATATGAATTATGAAAGTGCCCATGAAAAATGCTCTCGACTCATGAAACGGACTCTTTGATCCAGACATGTTTCTCATAACTATGTCAAGAAATCACTTTCGTCCGCACAAATGTTGTAACGGATTCTTTGTTATTCCTGAAGCATAACCGTAGTACCCTACAAAGACAACAGAAATTGGCAAGATATGCTCGGTACAATCTCAGTCAACTTGATACATTACAAATTTGTAAATACACTTTTCGTTCTTTCCAGATTCTCATTGAAAAGTACTAAGTTACACTAAAATGGCCAACACCATAAATATACTAGAAAACTTTCCACAAAACAACTTGCTCTTTACAAAAgattgaaaagaaagaagatatttgttttaaaaaatcagacaacaatttttttttcttttgggtctGGGAAACATCAGACAGCTAGTAGTATTGGTTGCCCAAACTCaacataaaatcagaaattacagCCCCGTTGGTTGCCACCTCTCCTCACCTCAAACTGTGAGTCCGCTCGAGCAGGGAACTTTGCAAACATACATAACATACCAAGCTGTACCAAGAAGCTCCTGCATACTCACTCCCCCACGAGCTAATGATGAACACTGCCCAAATCTACAGAATTTGAGTCACACACAACATTGTATAGATTACACACTCGTCGCAATGCTCATTCCACTAACAAACATACTGCATAACGAGTAGAAATGAAATCGCATACCTGATCAGATTTCTTTTCTACTGTTATTGAGCTCCTGCAAAAGATTCTCACCAGCATCACTAACATATATAATCACTTCCCTTGGAATGCTGAGGGATCCAAAACAAAAATGCTTCATATAGCATTTTCCAATATCTATACATTTCAGCAGTGGCCATTCAAAATTATATTTGCCTTCTGAAAAGCTTTGAAGATTTGGTAGATCCTGAAGTACCAATTTACTCAGCTGAGGAAACATGTTGTTATCCTCTGTTTCTTCACCCTCTGCTGCTGCTACTACTATTTCTTCAATCTTCTGGCACCGCCGTATCCTTAGTACTTTTGAGTTTCACAAGACCCTCGGAAATTGAAGGAGAGAGCACAATTCTAACACTGTTACATTCCCAGAGTGATATATCTGTTAGATTCTGAAAGGCTTGACAAGATTGTTTGAAATCAATGATCTTGCTCCTTTGCATCCCTTGGCCAGGTTGGGAAATATGTGAAGGTGATCTCCTGAAATCAAAGATCTCTTCTAGTGAAGAACAGTGTGAAGCACATATGAACTCCATTTTCTGCAATCTATTTTGCATATGTGTTGGCACCAAATGCAATAGTTTGTTACATCTGTTCACTATTAGAAATTTTAGTTCACAGAAGGAATCAGGTGAAAGTTCGCTGTTCCATATCCCTTTTAAGTTGTCCATACCTTCAATTTTTAGTCTTTGTAAAACTGGAAATTGAACCTACAAGTACATCCAAGTCTGTTAGTCTTATAGTACTGTCTCCGACAAGGTTTGCAATTTACACAGTAACAAAAACACATATTAGCCAGGATGTTCTTTTTTTGGGTCATAGCTAGGATGAGACTCGATACAAGCAACACCTTCCCACGCCTTGCACAACTCCAATCAGCAGATTAGGAACATCTTACTATAAATAATTAAGAGAGAGGCTTGGGTGAGGAACTTTTGTCACAATTGAGACATCAATGTCTCCACATTCTCCATGTGCCATTAGTTTTCTTGTGTTATCTCTTAGTGCTCAACTAATAAAGTTGAGGTATTTATCTAAGTATTAATTCATTTTAAAATTGTACCAATCATATACTTTAACATAGaactcttttccttttctttttctttgacagTACTATACATCATTTTAGCATAAGACTAGTTAATGAGCTCAACAAATAATGTTCTGTATCACAAAACAAAACTCATCTATATCTATAATAGCAATACATGGGTTTTGGTTAAGCAttcaaaaacagaagaagacgATTTGGTAATAATTATTGAAAGAATTCCACATTTATGAAACGAGGAGACAATAGCTAAGGTCTAAATGAAGGAAAAGCTTAAGTTTACCAACAGAGAATGCAGATAAACATCAAGTGACCAAGGTCTGACATTCTGAAGAAAATTTTtcacaaagaaagaaagggacagTTACCTTGGTGTCAAACAGATGTTGTATGGACACATTAGAATGTTCCACTGTCAAAACATTTGGATAGAGACTGATAACATCCGGTAGCCTTTCCAACTCCTTTTTATAGATATTTTTGCTTATCCCAGTGAAACTTGGTAGATCTGCAAGAGTCAACTCTGTCAATCTTTGGAAGTTGATCTCTTTGGTTGCTTCTTCCTCCTGATGTCTTGCTCCTTCCAAGGCAACGATCTCTTCCAACGACGggcagttttttatttttaggacttCAATGAGTCCTAGAATATTTCTCAAGCATTCAGAATGACTTTCGGTCTTCCAAATAATATAGGTCAATGAAGGTAGACATTGTAAATCCATCTCACGTAGTTTCTTAAGAGATCCCATTGGCAGCTCACCATGAAAAATCTCCTTCAGCCTACTTCCTCCAAATACAACCAAACGATCCAAGACAGGAAAGACACTACTATGTGGTGTAGGTTTTACAagttgttggagaggaaagatcccacgttggaaaagtgacaaataaaatataacttataagtgggtggatcggaaaagtgacaaataaaatataacttataagtgggtggatctcacccaattgtaccgaggccttttgtgattaaaacccaacacctatcgggtggttaagttgggacaatatcggtacaatggtgggccacgggccacgcttgtcgctgtttaacatggtatcagagcgggtcgcTCTTGGCGCCATCATGGACCCGGATatgggttcattcattaattgattcaccaatctcctctccaatcatagacctagtttgggttcattaaattggccatcggaagtttccgattggattattgccaagtgtccgatgtgggccttggattgttatgtgattggtcaagtctctaatgtgggacttgtgacccgatttccacattggaaatcgggtttgtcaattaattccacgtgcatacctagagctaggttgcacgtgagggggcatctcacccaattgtaccgaggccttttgtaattaaaacccaacacctatcaggtggttaagttgggacaatatcggtacaatggtgggccacgggccacgcttgtcgctgtttaacacaaGTGTCATGTCAATCAGATATTCCAAAGATTCACACTCCTCGAGTGCAAGAGACTTCAAGTTTGCAAAACAGCACTCTGTATCTAAGACATTCAGAGGTTCTGTCAAATTCTTCATTTTTAACTCAAAAGTCTTGGTTTTCTTTAGCAACAAAGTGATTCCAGTACTCACAAGAGATCTTGCATCAAGATCATGAACTCTCAAGTAGTTTCCATAAGCCTCTAATTCCCAATTATATATATGCTCCTTCCATCCTATAGAGATCTTAAATCTTTCAAGCTTGTCAAATAGCTTGCTGGTTACCAGACTATCAACCGGTGGTAGAACAACTTCTAAAGTAGTCAAACTGGACAAGGAAAGTAGCTCTGAAAGTATCCCAAGTTTCCAGTCCATGGAGTTGGCCCCACCTTCTGTATGTGTGCTCCTCGTCTTTTGTATATAAATTTTGAACCTTCTCTCTGTACATCTTTCCTAGATATGCTGGTTGCTCAACCGCCAATCTGTTGAATCTCTTCCACATCTCCAGTTCCACATGGAGTTCTTCTGGTTTAGCTCTTGTCTCAGCTTCCAATTGAGAAATCCAATTGGTTGTTTCTGTTGAGGCTAGTTTCTCAACCACCCAATCTTCAAAGCTATCCCACATATACAACTCTTCTAGTCGGGATAAACTTGATATGACACCTGGTGAGATTATCTCAAGTTTCATACATCTCGACAAATCAAGTAATCTTAGATTAGATAAATTTTTAAATGTATCAGGCAGTTGTTTGATGTCAGATCCACGTAAACTGAGTATCATGAGTGTCCTTATCTCCCCAATGACAGATACTACATCAAAGTTTAGATAGCAATCCTCCAAACACAATGTTTGAAGGTTTCTCAAAACTGGAAGTGATGGCAGTATTGACAATAGAGAAATACCTGCAATTACGAGAACCTTGAGATCTTCCATTCTATTGAAAATTGTGGGTGGCAGCTCCAATCCACTTTCAATTATGCATCTTAACAGTAATAGCTCCGAAAGCCCACCAATACACAGTGAACTGCAGTAAGTAGATTGCTCGGAAACACGACTCTTTGGCCAATCCAGACTTCACAGTTTCCACCGAGTGTCTTACCACAATTCTCTCTTTAACCTCATCACTTTTCTTTTGAGTCATCCCTTCAGAGGCTATATGCAAGGCTACATCGCGCACCACATCATGCATTCTCACACTCTTTCTTATCACTGTCCAACAATAGAAAGTGACTTTTTAATGTGTGAACCAATGTTTCTATACAGTTTCTTCCTTCAGCCATTGAATCAAACCCTTTAAAGatcccaagcccaagcccaaatctaACAAAATATTCAATCGGTATATCAACGCTTTCTGCAAATATGCAACATAACAGAAAGCATGATTTGGCTTGCTTGCTTTGTAAACATTCATAActgaattttatttttccatACACATGATCTATCACTCCTGGAACATTTTCTGGGCAAGCCTTTTCCATTTCCCTAAGTGCATTCTTCCAAATTGCAATTCCTTCACCATGTAGCGCCCTTCCAACAGTTGAAATTGCAATTGGCAACCCTGCACATTCCTTCACAACCTGTTTTGCTACCAAATGCAAATCGGGATCAGATTCAATCAAACCTCCTGCTGTCTTCTTGAACAAGCTCCAGGCCTCATTTTCTGGCAAATCACTGATGGGGAAATTCTTTTTTGTGTCAATGTCCTTGAATACATCTCGTTCTCTTGATGTTACTAAGAGCTTACAACTATTCTGATCACGAGGAATCCCTACTTCCCACAAAAAGTCTGGGTTTGTTGTCGAAACATTGTCTAATATTACAAGAACCTTCTTGGCACCTGCAGATAATCTTTGACGTATCTTGTTTGCTCTTGCATctatttcttttccttcaaGTGGAAGACCTAGATATCGAGCAAGTTCATCTTGAATCAGACAAATGTCAGGAGTTTTGTCAAGAGTTTCTTTAACAGTTGCCTTTGTATACTCATCAAACAGACCCTCTTTCTTTGCTCTGTTAACAACTTCCCCCATCAATGTTGTCTTCCCAATACCTCCCATGCCGCATATGACAACCGGATTGATCTCATTCCCCTTCACAGCTTCCATTACACTTCTAATGGTCGATCTCCTCGAttcaaaatcaatattttttcCTGTAGATGTAGGCGGCTGAATTTGGTTAGATGTTTCTGAGGAGCTGGCACCTTCTTGGAAGTTGGTTGCAAGCTGAGAAGAATCCTCAGAATATTGTGTGGGTTGAAATTCCACCTCTGGGGAAGAGCAGGATGCACTATAGTCCCGAGATCTTTAGCAAGGAGGTAATCAAAAACCATAGTCATCTTCTTAGCTTTCCTTCCTAGAGAATAACGGCACTTCAAATCTGGAAAAGACCCATTACAGCATGCTGCCTTTGTTGCTACAGTTTCTTCATTGAAACACTTCTCCTTTTCTCCTATCAGCTTGTCTACCTCAACCAGCCAATGTTTAACTCCAGGATCAATAATCTTTGAAGCTTCTGTAGCAGGTTTCACCTCCATGTCCACTCCATATCTTTTATCACGCAGTTCCTGAACCTGTCTGGTGAGATGCTCAATGTTGCTCTTGTACTGGACCACATAACTGAACTGCCACCAAATTGGTCTCACCGTCCATTCTGCCAATCATGTAGCAACTGCTAGAATAATATCTTGCATTTCTTTCAGTGcccttatctttttttttttttttttttccttcttttttttccgaGAATGACAAAAACAGTTCAAAGGTGAAGAACAGAAAGGAACGACCACTGTTTTTTTGTTACTTTCCTTCTTTGTTTTCCCAATGAAGAGAACAGATTGACAATGTACTGAGAATGAATCAATACCAAACAGAAATATATAAAGAGAGGAAAGGCACaactaaagaaagaaattatcacctttttttttttttttggcttttatGTGGGGTGAAGACTCACAGGTACAACTGATAAGCAATagcacaaagaaagaaagaaggaatggAACAAAAAAGGCAGATCAACTCAAACAGTAGGtctattttctttctttgattttcgTGACTACATAGTACAGAATCAATTAAGTGAAGCAGTACTAACAAAGGTaaggaacaaaaagaaaaaaagcgaTGGAAGTGAGATGCAATGGAAGTGCAATTGCAAGGAGTACCTCTCTATCTATTGATCTGTTGAATTGTCTGGAGACCAGATTGAGAAAGAAAGTACAGAGTTTTTCAGAGCagagagaaaacaaagataCAGAGCCACCCCAGCACTAGTAGACACAatgttccaatttttcaaagggATTGATTTTTATATTCCCTTTCCAATTGCCCATATTTCCCACTCACTGTCaacttttcttctttccaaaactAATCTTAATCTCTTCATAATATTTTACTTATTTTCTTTCACAAAGGTCCCATTTTCTCTCCTACTCTGCAGTGTTCCTAAGAAGATTGATACCATGGTAGGAGAGAATATACCAACAAAATTGAAGTAAAGGGGCTAACTTTTGAAATAGGAAAAAGGAGTATGACAAGTACAAGGAGATGTGCACTTTAATAAACTGGCGCCAATAATTGATCAATTTTAAATTCGTGCTATTTCCATGTTCAGTGGCAGCTTTCAACTGCAACAATAATTTGCAATGCAATGCCAAAGCAAACAGATGAAACAATGCAAATAAACTAATAACACTACCcacaaaaagtaaaaatttcTCAAGAGCACTGGGTGAAATATTTTAATCCGATGGTGTTTTACAGTCGATTAAGATGCAAGTTACTAACAGTAAAACGATACTGATCAAAGTGAATCGAGTAATGGAAGAAATTGGATACTAACATGGTATTGGTGTTGGGGTGGCAAGCTCAGAGACAATCTTAAGGCCTCTGGGTAGTCGGCATTGCTATCATGAGCTGGAAGTTCTTAAGCGGCATTTCATCGAGCACCTGGTGGGCAATATATAGACGCCGGAGTCGGTTGATAAAGTGTAACGGGGACGGTGGACTGAGGCGGCTCCGCTGAGTAAGGTGGAGCCTGTAAGTCCAGAGCTGCGCCCGATTCGGTTCAATGCTGCTGCTGCTGAGACTGTGAGCCCATACGTCCAACCCACtcctgttcttcttcttcttcttccgttCTTTCCTAACGATACTTGTTGTGTAAGTTATTTTGGTGGGGTTTGATGGGTGGTGATTAGGAAATGCAGTttaattcaaaacccaaaacggGCAATAGAAAAGGGCAAGGAATCGAAAATAATGAAGACAAGTGTATACTAGAGGTTTTGGTTGGAGTGCCTAGTGTTCACTTGAGACATATAGGATTGGAAAGTATtggggaaaaatggaaaggGTGTTTTTGGataatcaaaacaatataaatatatatatatatatatatatatatatatatcggagAGGATCGAGAGCGGACGttcgcactttcgctaaagtgagGACGGCGACGCAACAGCTCGGCTCTGGGCGAGACGGAGCGGCGGGGCATGCCGGACGGAGTCCAGGGGTCGAACGAACTGGTCTGCAGTCAGGTGGAGTCGCCGGCAGCGAGGTGGCAGCGCTACATGTTCGgttgcagttgcaggtcgggttgctgcccagaaacctgcaaccccgacctGCTCCGACCTCAATAGCTGCCCAGACACTTTTGGGAAGCCTCCGGCAAGTTCCGCGCCGCCGTCGCTGCCTGAAACAGCTTGCTGCGTCGTCATCCGCACtctagcgaaagtgcggacgtccgctgtAGATCGggcctcatatatatatatatatatatatatatatatatatatatatagctggaTATGAACCATTTATGACGAATTAATTTGGTAGTGGAATCTATTTTGTTTATTCTTAGTTGTGTGTCATGTAGGTTCCTCTGGAAATGACATTAATTTCATGCAAACAGAAGAGCAGAGAGGCAAAAACAATTACACAATTTATAGCATGACAAATGCggaatgaagataaagcaaataTGTCCAGAAACACATGTCCATTCATTCTCCCAAGGTTATTATACAGAAAATGTGAAACTTCTATATAACACAAGTCCATGCACACAATATTACTTTGTGCTATATTAATACATGGATTGCTTGCAGCCTAGTCCTTAAGTTCACCATTGGTAACAGGAAAGCCTTCAAATTCTGAAGACGGCGTATAGGAAATGGAGATCAGTTCAGACCTGAACTTGTCTTCTCCATCAGAATCTATTGCTTTAACCAGAGTTTCACCATTCAACTTATCAGAAGTGAGTTTCTTCTCTGGTTCAGAGTAAGAAATGGCAATAAGCGACTCACGGGTCACTTCCTTCAGGGCCTCCTTTCCAGTTACTCCTTTATCCATAAAATGTCGATCTGCTTGGTCTGCATGTATCCAAACATATGGTACATTTACTCAAAAGAAGAGGATAATAGTgacagaaaaatcagattaattCTTTGTGCAGCTAAAATGACAATCATAACCATGTCAAGTAGTACAAAAGAAAACATTGTTGTTCAGTTCAGTATGCAATTGTATTGCAGTTTTGTACACCAAGTTATtatcaaagaaaacaaattatagGAATCTGGGCTACAGGACATCATAGTCAATTATAAGTGTAATCATTAGAGTTACATTTTAtggaggaaaaaagaaaaaaagaaaaaaaacaaattgaagCACCATGACATCAGCATAGGACACAAGTATTGAACATCTTTATACAGTAGAATTCACTGAGCTTTACACTATTCATACATCAAACAATCCTAGAAGCAACCAAAAAGTTAAAAGATGATGATGGCATTGCAAGAGTTAAAACAGAAGCACCTTGTTAACAAGTACAGACCAaggtaaaaagtgaaaaaacaaacaaaacaaacaggAAAACAAAAAGACATAAAAAGTCAATGACTAGCCTGACCAACCTAAAACTATAAAGGCATAATAAAGACATcctcacaaaaacaaagaaaacatttCATGTGAGATCAAAACAAGAAATCAATCACTCCCACCACCAGAAATCTTTGATTTGATATTTCAGATTCCATTCACTTGCATTAAGGAGACTTCAGTCAAAACATATCCCCTTTATAACTAGTACAGTCGATAGTAATAAGAAGTTGAGATTCCACTTGAACAGGGGAGAAATCCAAATACTATCCACTACAACGGGATCATTTCTGCTTGC
This portion of the Rosa chinensis cultivar Old Blush chromosome 1, RchiOBHm-V2, whole genome shotgun sequence genome encodes:
- the LOC112181010 gene encoding uncharacterized protein LOC112181010 isoform X1, with protein sequence MDWKLGILSELLSLSSLTTLEVVLPPVDSLVTSKLFDKLERFKISIGWKEHIYNWELEAYGNYLRVHDLDARSLVSTGITLLLKKTKTFELKMKNLTEPLNVLDTECCFANLKSLALEECESLEYLIDMTLVKPTPHSSVFPVLDRLVVFGGSRLKEIFHGELPMGSLKKLREMDLQCLPSLTYIIWKTESHSECLRNILGLIEVLKIKNCPSLEEIVALEGARHQEEEATKEINFQRLTELTLADLPSFTGISKNIYKKELERLPDVISLYPNVLTVEHSNVSIQHLFDTKVQFPVLQRLKIEGMDNLKGIWNSELSPDSFCELKFLIVNRCNKLLHLVPTHMQNRLQKMEFICASHCSSLEEIFDFRRSPSHISQPGQGMQRSKIIDFKQSCQAFQNLTDISLWECNSVRIVLSPSISEGLVKLKSTKDTAVPED
- the LOC112165311 gene encoding probable disease resistance protein At4g27220; protein product: MEAVKGNEINPVVICGMGGIGKTTLMGEVVNRAKKEGLFDEYTKATVKETLDKTPDICLIQDELARYLGLPLEGKEIDARANKIRQRLSAGAKKVLVILDNVSTTNPDFLWEVGIPRDQNSCKLLVTSRERDVFKDIDTKKNFPISDLPENEAWSLFKKTAGGLIESDPDLHLVAKQVVKECAGLPIAISTVGRALHGEGIAIWKNALREMEKACPENVPGVIDHVFGLGLGIFKGFDSMAEGRNLIRKSVRMHDVVRDVALHIASEGMTQKKSDEVKERIVVRHSVETVKSGLAKESCFRAIYLLQFTVYWWAFGAITVKMHN
- the LOC112181010 gene encoding uncharacterized protein LOC112181010 isoform X2, with the protein product MDWKLGILSELLSLSSLTTLEVVLPPVDSLVTSKLFDKLERFKISIGWKEHIYNWELEAYGNYLRVHDLDARSLVSTGITLLLKKTKTFELKMKNLTEPLNVLDTECCFANLKSLALEECESLEYLIDMTLVKPTPHSSVFPVLDRLVVFGGSRLKEIFHGELPMGSLKKLREMDLQCLPSLTYIIWKTESHSECLRNILGLIEVLKIKNCPSLEEIVALEGARHQEEEATKEINFQRLTELTLADLPSFTGISKNIYKKELERLPDVISLYPNVLTVEHSNVSIQHLFDTKVQFPVLQRLKIEGDHLHIFPNLAKGCKGARSLISNNLVKPFRI
- the LOC112181010 gene encoding uncharacterized protein LOC112181010 isoform X3 produces the protein MDWKLGILSELLSLSSLTTLEVVLPPVDSLVTSKLFDKLERFKISIGWKEHIYNWELEAYGNYLRVHDLDARSLVSTGITLLLKKTKTFELKMKNLTEPLNVLDTECCFANLKSLALEECESLEYLIDMTLVKPTPHSSVFPVLDRLVVFGGSRLKEIFHGELPMGSLKKLREMDLQCLPSLTYIIWKTESHSECLRNILGLIEVLKIKNCPSLEEIVALEGARHQEEEATKEINFQRLTELTLADLPSFTGISKNIYKKELERLPDVISLYPNVLTVEHSNVSIQHLFDTKEITFTYFPTWPRDAKEQDH